In the Quercus lobata isolate SW786 chromosome 5, ValleyOak3.0 Primary Assembly, whole genome shotgun sequence genome, one interval contains:
- the LOC115990812 gene encoding uncharacterized protein LOC115990812 translates to MVGTWLTNSVSPKLQASIIYEDTTLEIWKDLKNRFAQTNGPRVFNLQKEIAELHQGEMSVTDFFAQLKVFWDQLQNLSPFLSCTCGKCVCNINKWLTDLQVRESVMKFFMGFNDSFSQVRTQDLLMDPIPSLSKVYSLLIQEDIQRSVPNASIAKVDSTVLAAKTSNDNHGTNLASTSSGGKGKDRPVCTHCGKTGHTVDKCYKLHGFPPGFKFKNKPSVAHQVSSEFLPLASSMHHQNSAFTLEQCQQLLALFGASNSSLAVPSQAKETSMANVASSNFASVPMTVDLLTSIITTLQSLVQLPNGESAQVTHIGTVILSSSLTLTNDLLSWKTIGVGKAVDGLYLLQCDSLQHTPTSSLADFLINHKFNDAFHPFSATTTVSSQSSSLWHARLGHPSDLKLRVLSHVIPSLHSSCNKDCQVPYSTPTLDGFKYFLTIVDDATRATWDVVFHESVFPYASSSSGSTSSSILPLPCAPPISTLLDDPLMSKPSSSTLPHDSIIQVHYTINDDFLDDMPEEPPEPIADPIPLRRSSRSIKKHINHVSSVMPIPSPHSAVSDPKWQEAMVAKTAAHKANNTWTLTHLPAGKKPIGCKWVYKIKYKADDSIKRYKARKHGDILMVLLVYVDDVLIACNDKVEIDKFKVILDDKFKLKDLGDLKYFLGLEVARSDKGIALCQRKYTLELLKDAGLLGCKCAKTPMEQNLRLSKFEGEELRDPSDYRRLMGMINIHTPAALEGEYQSKDETSKIKEQEQEGRMLIKSEQSSKTTA, encoded by the exons ATGGTGGGCACATGGTTAACCAACTCAGTCTCACCAAAGCTTCAAGCAAGTATCATTTATGAAGACACTACCTTAGAGATCTGGAAAGATTTGAAGAATCGTTTTGCTCAAACCAATGGACCAAGGGTTTTcaatcttcaaaaggaaattgCAGAACTTCATCAAGGTGAGATGTCTGTCACTGATTTCTTTGCTCAGTTAAAGGTGTTTTGGGATCAATTGCAAAACCTTAGTCCATTTCTTTCATGCACTTGTGGAAAATGTGTTTGCAATATTAACAAGTGGCTCACTGATTTACAAGTTAGAGAGTCTGTGATGAAGTTTTTCATGGGATTCAATGATTCTTTCTCCCAAGTTAGGACTCAAGACTTGCTTATGGATCCAATTCCATCTCTTAGTAAGGTTTactctttgttaattcaagagGACATACAAAGATCAGTTCCTAATGCTTCTATTGCTAAGGTTGATTCCACTGTTTTAGCTGCCAAAACGTCAAATGATAATCATGGTACAAATCTTGCAAGTACTAGTTCTGGTGGTAAAGGCAAGGACAGACCAGTTTGCACTCATTGTGGCAAGACTGGTCACACAGTGGATAAATGCTATAAATTGCATGGTTTTCCACCAGGGTTTAAGTTCAAGAACAAACCCTCCGTGGCACATCAAGTCTCTTCAGAATTCTTGCCTCTTGCTTCTTCAATGCATCACCAGAATTCTGCCTTCACACTTGAACAATGCCAACAACTTCTTGCTTTGTTTGGTGCTTCAAACTCATCTCTTGCAGTACCATCTCAGGCAAAAGAAACCTCAATGGCTAATGTGGCATCTTCCAATTTTGCAAGTGTGCCAATGACAG TTGATTTGTTAACTTCAATTATTACTACTTTGCAATCCTTGGTTCAATTGCCTAATGGGGAATCAGCACAAGTCACTCACATTGGCACtgttattctttcttcttccctcacTCTCACTAAT GATCTTTTATCTTGGAAAACGATTGGGGTGGGTAAGGCAGTTGATGGCTTGTACTTGTTGCAGTGTGACAGTCTCCAGCATACTCCTACTTCTTCACTTGCTGATTTCTTGATCAATCACAAGTTCAATGATGCTTTTCATCCTTTCTCTGCAACCACTACTGTATCTTCTCAATCTTCTTCTCTTTGGCATGCAAGATTAGGTCATCCTTCAGACCTTAAACTTAGAGTTCTAAGTCATGTTATCCCTTCTTTACATTCATCTTGTAATAAGGATTGTCAA GTTCCTTATTCAACTCCTACTTTAGATGGTTTCAAATACTTCTTGACTATTGTAGATGATGCAACCCGAGCCACTtg GGATGTTGTGTTTCATGAATCTGTCTTTCCTTATGCTTCATCTTCAAGTGGTTCTACTTCTTCCTCTATTTTGCCTTTACCTTGTGCTCCTCCTATTTCTACTTTGCTTGATGATCCTCTTATGTCCAAGCCTAGTTCTTCTACCCTTCCCCATGATTCCATCATTCAAGTTCATTATACCATTAATGATGATTTTCTTGATGACATGCCAGAAGAACCACCTGAACCTATTGCAGATCCTATTCCACTTAGAAGGTCTTCTAGGTCCATCAAAAAGCATATCAACCATGTCTCTTCTGTCATGCCTATTCCTTCCCCTCATTCAG CTGTGTCTGATCCCAAATGGCAAGAAGCCATGGTTGCTAAAACAGCAGCTCATAAGGCTAATAACACATGGACCTTGACCCATTTGCCTGCTGGTAAGAAGCCCATTGGCTGTAAGTGGGTTTACAAAATTAAGTACAAAGCAGATGATTCTATTAAGAGGTACAAAGCCAG GAAGCATGGTGACATTTTAATGGTTCTTTTGGTGTATGTGGATGATGTTTTGATAGCTTGCAATGATAAAGTTGAGATAGACAAGTTTAAGGTCATATTAGATGATAAATTTAAGTTAAAAGACTTGGGTGATTTAAAGTATTTCCTTGGATTGGAGGTTGCTAGATCAGACAAAGGGATTGCTCTTTGTCAAAGGAAATACACACTTGAGCTGCTTAAAGATGCTGGATTGCTTGGGTGTAAATGTGCTAAAACACCTATGGAGCAAAATCTAAGGTTAAGCAAATTTGAGGGAGAAGAGCTCAGGGATCCTAGTGACTACAGAAGGCTG ATGGGGATGATCAACATACATACACCAGctgctcttgagggggagtatcagAGTAAAGATGAGACTAGCAAGATCAAGGAGCAAGAGCAGGAAGGAAGAATGTTGATCAAGTCAGAACAGAGTAGTAAAACGACAGCTTAG